Within Primulina tabacum isolate GXHZ01 chromosome 5, ASM2559414v2, whole genome shotgun sequence, the genomic segment aagTGCATTTGATTTCATTAGTTTCCACATCAAATGTGACATTTTGGATCCTATTTGATTGTCCAACCGATCTTATGTCAAACTTCATTGGATTGCCCGTGAATGCAGGGGATGATCAAACTCAATGTTTAAAGAATTCACTAACTCTTTTTCAAAGATTTTGTAGATGTCAATTGTATAAACAGATGCGGCATGATGTAGCAACGGTTGATTTTTCACTACGAGTGTAGGCGTCTTATGTCGGCACTTATAATTGTATATTGATCATAATACCCTTGAATTGTCTTCTTCAGtataatatgaaaattaaaattagtgaaaatttaataattaatataatatttaaatttttattattttttgataaattaaattcatatatttttattattttcaatcattttaaagaaaataaattgtaatgcaaatctatcttaaattaactttttataaatttctaatcttgttaattaaaaagtttataatcttgttaattaattcttttatgaaaataaatatttattaaattctaatttattttgttcAATGATTAccttaatattttcaaatatatttctaataaatatatttaaattaattttaataaatataaattataattataaatatttaattatctatcaaattattttaaaaatatttataattattttaaaaaacaataatattgtaattattactaaaatttatttaacattaacattcaaaatattattgatattttgattattaaagtaaatgcatatttacaaatttatttctaataaatatatttaaattaattttaataaatgtaaattataattataaatatctaattatctatccaattattttaagaatatatatttaattaatacttgggACATTTTGGTAATTGCAATaaattttacaaaattaatccatcattttaaaatcataccaaacaccatgttatttatcccaccatactattaattcatatatctcattttttaatcattcTAATTACTAATCATTTACTTATTCCATCACACGTACCATATACTTTTTATTTAGTTCAGAAAAACATTGTACGGTGATCCTTTTTTAGTGAAGATCTTTCACCTCATGTCGTTAAGCAAATTAATCACCTTCAACGtttcaaaattattataaaaaatttcaatattcGATAACCacactgttttttttttttctgtagAAGGTACAGCAATTGCATGAACCAAATTTTGTTAGTCATCTCTTGTAACATCATGGGAACCATACCCAGTTTTATCGATGGTacatgttaaaaaaatattagtttgtTGGAGTTGATTATCTAATTGTCAAAAATTTCACCACGATAGATAACTCTCAACTTGCGTTGTCAACTTTTGATACCCATCCATGTCCAAGCCACACATTCCTACCTCGGACGAGCCAAATAATCATTCGAATGCGTAGTGCACTGATGAATTCGCTGGTGGAGTCCGGACTCGGACTTGTTGGTTATGCACgaggaagaagaaaaaattggaatATGAAACAGTCGGTATTTTCTGGGCTCGTTCGATCGAGGAGCTTATTAAGAAATTAGGGCAAACCTTGATATTTAAGTTTGGAAGGGATTGAAGCTATGTATACCCAGTTGCTACTTCCAACGAAAAGAAGGTGAAGGCAGGAAACCTTTAGGTGGCTTCGCGCAGAAAGAATGCAGAAATGTTTCACCAAAAATATCCAACGCATAAATTACTCGACAGTTGGAATCCACAAACTTTAGCACAATATTTCCTTTACCCCAGTGACACAATAAtaacaacatatataaaagtTTCTCTCTGATACATTAGCTAAAGTGTTCAACTGACAACAACTTATGGCTGCGATAATAAGTAATAAATTTACGACGACGCCATTGAAGAGAAGGTAAATTTACattgaatttaatttaaagatcGGTGGCTGCAACAAAAATTTCACtgtttttttctttgaaaatttttgGGTGATGCATGATATTCTGAATTAGAATCCCCTATCTACAATCGAGAACTAAATAATGAATAAAACGgccaataaatattatattatattataataataatattattattatacatGAGGAACAAAACAAAAGCAGTAAAAAGTCTGGATAAATGAAACTCTCCAAAGAATTGAGAAAAGAACAAACCCAAATCAAAGCCCGTGAACTAGAACAAGAACAAGATGCAAGCGCAACCAATCAATACGGCCAACAACTTCTTCATGCTCCACATTTTCTCGGCCCCGCTCTGCATTTCACATTCACGTTACACGTTATTGTACCATCTAGCTAgctaatatatttattaatcaaTAAACCAAACCAATCAAAGTACTAGCTAGAAACGTTTCACAGTGTACTTATAACTGTAACATTAAATGAGTAGATAGTCTAAGTTTTGATGCGAATAATATAGATCCGGGATTAATAATTAGAGCCTAACTACGTGGGCAACAAAGATTAATTTATTcccataaattaattttttcgaCCTAATAGTTTcgaattattgaagattaaagTAAATCATTTAAGGTTATCTCTGCAGGGAGCACAAGTTTGTGTGAAGTACTCCATTACATGCTACAGTACCACATGATTATTACTGGAAATCAGGTAAATTTATGGGAATAATGTGGCCCATAGTTCCAGATCTGGATGCGTTACGCGTGTGCAAAACTGATTTACAAGCTTGAGTTAAACATCGACAAAGAATTCACAATGACACGTACCTGATCTTTAACAATAGAAGGATCAGGGGCAGTTGCCTCGAAGCTAGGTTCGGGAGCTCCGGTTGGTGGCGCAGGTGGGCTGAGCAGCTCAGGAGCGGGAGCAGGCGCTGTAGTCGGAGTCTGGCTAGGCGGTGCGGAAGCCGGAGCGGGTGAAGGTCCAAGCTCGGGTGCAGAAGATGGAGGCGACTGAACA encodes:
- the LOC142546644 gene encoding uncharacterized protein LOC142546644, with translation MDRKTGFLLAFICVVAATVGGQSPSAAPTISPAATAIPTPTAAPVAPSVSVPPAVAPVSSPPTVSTFPPAPEPVSSPPTAVPVQSPPSSAPELGPSPAPASAPPSQTPTTAPAPAPELLSPPAPPTGAPEPSFEATAPDPSIVKDQSGAEKMWSMKKLLAVLIGCACILFLF